One window of the Halobacillus litoralis genome contains the following:
- the argC gene encoding N-acetyl-gamma-glutamyl-phosphate reductase codes for MKAGIVGATGYGGIELFRILNVHPQIDDITLYSSSQAGEYFEDIYPQMQRGQSHILADVEPDKMKEDLDVVFLATPAGVSIDLTPQLQGGKAKVIDLSGDLRLKDQSLYKQWYKKEPAGEAVLGAAVYGLPEWNKENIQQADVIANPGCFPTAALLGVGPIIKERLASPSSLIIDAKSGVSGAGKNPNLITHFAHAQENFQIYKVNQHQHIPEIEQQLQQWDEDSQPVTFSTHLVPMTKGIMATIYLQLNEEMTVEKLQSLYKSYYEKEPFVRVREMGSFPCTKDVYGSNFCDIGITLDPRTNRVTIVSVIDNLMKGAASQAVQNMNLLFQADERAGLLTLPVYP; via the coding sequence TTGAAAGCAGGTATCGTTGGCGCTACAGGATATGGTGGGATAGAGCTTTTTCGAATACTGAACGTTCATCCACAAATAGATGACATCACCTTATATTCCTCTTCACAAGCAGGGGAGTATTTTGAAGATATTTATCCACAGATGCAGAGGGGTCAATCCCATATACTAGCTGATGTGGAACCAGATAAAATGAAAGAAGATCTTGATGTAGTATTTCTGGCAACGCCTGCTGGAGTATCAATTGACCTCACCCCGCAATTGCAAGGTGGTAAAGCAAAAGTGATCGACCTTTCTGGTGATTTGAGATTGAAGGACCAATCCCTATATAAGCAGTGGTACAAAAAGGAACCTGCAGGAGAAGCGGTATTAGGAGCAGCAGTATATGGACTGCCTGAATGGAATAAGGAAAACATCCAGCAGGCAGATGTGATTGCGAACCCTGGCTGTTTTCCAACAGCCGCATTGCTGGGGGTCGGTCCGATAATCAAAGAAAGACTTGCGAGCCCGTCTTCACTCATCATAGATGCGAAATCCGGGGTTTCAGGTGCAGGGAAAAATCCGAACCTGATTACACACTTTGCTCATGCACAAGAAAACTTTCAAATTTACAAAGTGAATCAACACCAACATATCCCTGAAATTGAACAGCAATTGCAGCAATGGGACGAAGATTCCCAGCCAGTGACGTTTTCCACCCATTTGGTTCCGATGACGAAAGGAATCATGGCGACGATCTATCTCCAATTGAATGAAGAAATGACCGTCGAAAAGCTTCAATCTCTTTACAAGTCCTACTATGAGAAAGAGCCTTTTGTCAGGGTAAGGGAGATGGGAAGCTTTCCATGCACGAAAGATGTCTACGGATCTAACTTCTGTGACATCGGCATAACGCTTGATCCCAGGACAAATAGAGTGACCATTGTAAGCGTGATCGATAACTTGATGAAAGGTGCAGCTAGCCAGGCTGTACAAAATATGAATCTATTGTTTCAGGCAGATGAGAGAGCAGGGCTCTTAACATTGCCTGTTTATCCTTAA
- the argJ gene encoding bifunctional ornithine acetyltransferase/N-acetylglutamate synthase, with amino-acid sequence MIQASKSSEIEKIENGSILTPKGYQAGGIHSGLRYRKKDFGLLMSETPASVAAVYTQSHFQAPPLKVTQDSIAGRGKIQSVVINSAVANACTGEEGLANAYKMREMIAERFNLPADYVAVASTGVIGEQLPMEKISYGCNSVELSKNGDKDFQQSILTTDTCQKHACYQVQIDGETVTIAGAAKGSGMIHPNMATMLGFITTDANIDSEDLQHALGQSIDKSFNQITVDGETSTNDMVLTLANGQAGHSPLNEKHSDWEAFQSALQLVCEDLAKQIAKDGEGATKLIEVNVTGARTSEEARIIAKKVVGSNLVKTAVYGLDANWGRIVGAIGHSEAKVDANACDIYLEDQLVFSKGTACPFSEKQASEDLDNEEVRIAIHLGEGEGSGMAWGCDLTYDYVKINASYRS; translated from the coding sequence TTGATACAAGCGAGCAAATCAAGTGAAATCGAGAAAATAGAAAACGGATCGATTTTGACACCAAAGGGCTATCAGGCTGGTGGCATCCATAGTGGTTTAAGATATCGAAAAAAAGACTTCGGATTACTTATGAGTGAGACTCCCGCTTCCGTCGCTGCGGTCTATACTCAAAGTCATTTTCAAGCCCCGCCCCTCAAAGTCACTCAAGATAGTATTGCCGGAAGGGGTAAAATCCAAAGTGTTGTTATAAATAGTGCTGTGGCAAATGCCTGTACCGGTGAAGAAGGTCTCGCAAATGCTTACAAAATGCGTGAAATGATCGCAGAACGATTCAACCTTCCCGCCGATTACGTGGCTGTAGCTTCTACTGGAGTCATCGGCGAGCAACTCCCGATGGAAAAGATTTCCTATGGATGTAACTCTGTTGAGTTGAGTAAAAATGGGGATAAAGACTTTCAGCAATCGATCCTTACGACGGATACTTGCCAAAAGCACGCCTGTTATCAAGTGCAAATTGATGGCGAAACCGTGACCATTGCCGGAGCAGCTAAAGGTTCTGGTATGATTCACCCAAACATGGCCACAATGCTTGGCTTCATTACTACAGATGCGAACATCGACTCAGAAGACCTGCAGCATGCCCTGGGTCAGTCGATTGATAAGTCATTCAATCAAATCACAGTAGATGGAGAAACCTCTACCAATGATATGGTATTGACACTTGCGAATGGCCAAGCTGGGCATTCACCTTTAAACGAAAAACACTCAGATTGGGAAGCATTCCAATCAGCGCTCCAACTTGTCTGTGAAGACTTGGCAAAACAAATTGCTAAAGATGGAGAAGGAGCTACTAAACTCATCGAAGTCAATGTCACAGGAGCCCGTACCAGCGAAGAAGCCCGGATCATCGCAAAAAAAGTCGTTGGTTCCAATCTCGTTAAGACAGCAGTGTATGGTCTTGATGCTAACTGGGGAAGGATTGTCGGTGCAATCGGCCACAGTGAAGCGAAAGTGGATGCAAATGCCTGTGATATTTACTTGGAAGACCAACTCGTTTTCAGCAAAGGGACGGCATGTCCTTTTTCAGAAAAACAGGCTAGTGAAGATTTAGATAATGAAGAAGTCAGAATAGCCATCCATCTCGGAGAAGGAGAAGGTTCAGGTATGGCATGGGGGTGTGACTTGACGTATGACTATGTCAAAATCAATGCCAGCTACCGGTCATAA
- the argB gene encoding acetylglutamate kinase codes for MTMSKSMPATGHKPTIVIKLGGSMIDQLTDSFYASFQNILHHYNCIIVHGGGPAITNLLSRLNIEGEFHEGLRKTTPETLEVVEMILGGKVGAQITSELTKQGIDAISLKGSEASLLMCTYMDKENLGLVGKVDKVTPDILLHSLRSGYVPVVAPFGKTGDLQTVNINADVAASAIAKAVGAEKLLYVTDVPGILVNDEMVSMITPEEIDVMIDAGTIYGGMIPKVRSAMETLSDHLEEVWIVSGEQALMEGDKIKGTSIRAKRKERVE; via the coding sequence ATGACTATGTCAAAATCAATGCCAGCTACCGGTCATAAACCTACCATCGTCATCAAACTTGGCGGGAGTATGATCGATCAGCTTACAGATTCGTTCTACGCGAGTTTCCAGAACATACTTCACCACTACAATTGTATTATTGTCCATGGCGGCGGTCCTGCTATTACTAACCTTTTATCTCGCTTGAACATTGAAGGGGAATTCCATGAAGGGTTACGTAAGACTACACCGGAAACCCTGGAAGTCGTTGAGATGATTCTTGGTGGAAAAGTGGGAGCACAGATTACAAGTGAATTGACAAAACAAGGAATTGATGCGATAAGTCTGAAAGGGTCGGAAGCTTCCCTATTAATGTGCACATACATGGATAAAGAGAATTTAGGACTGGTCGGAAAAGTAGACAAAGTCACTCCGGATATCCTCTTGCATTCTCTTAGATCCGGATATGTACCGGTGGTAGCTCCATTTGGAAAAACAGGCGATCTTCAAACTGTAAATATCAATGCAGATGTAGCGGCATCAGCGATCGCAAAAGCTGTTGGGGCAGAGAAGCTGTTGTATGTCACGGACGTACCAGGCATCCTGGTGAATGATGAGATGGTAAGCATGATTACACCGGAGGAAATCGACGTGATGATTGATGCGGGAACCATTTATGGAGGAATGATTCCTAAAGTAAGGTCAGCCATGGAAACTTTATCTGATCATCTCGAGGAAGTCTGGATTGTCAGTGGTGAGCAAGCTTTGATGGAAGGGGATAAAATCAAAGGGACTTCAATCAGAGCAAAACGAAAGGAGAGGGTCGAATGA
- a CDS encoding acetylornithine transaminase: MSLFPTYNRFPITIVSGEGTNVIDDEGKQYLDFVSGIAVCNLGHRPPEVQQALQKQMDQVWHVSNLYQIPIQEKAAELLTGATDLDYAFFCNSGAEANEAAIKLARKHTGREKIITFKQSFHGRTFATMSATGQEKIQEGFGSLLPTFEYFPYNDVKAIEEVHDGHVAAIMVEVIQGEGGVIPASAEFLRTVEEKCRELGALLIIDEVQTGIGRTGQAFAYQHHGLDPDIVTSAKGLGSGFPVGAMIGRSELVEAFSAGSHGSTFGGNPLASAAVKATLEEVFTVSFLEKVEQKGTYFKEELEANLASLEYVKDIRGQGLMLGIEVQSEAIQLVHSLREKGLLAVIAGPNVLRLLPPLTVTEAEIDQAVLLITEVIHQQQKDLQNV; encoded by the coding sequence ATGAGTTTATTTCCCACATACAATCGTTTTCCAATTACAATCGTTTCGGGTGAAGGAACGAATGTTATAGACGATGAAGGAAAACAATACCTGGATTTTGTTTCAGGGATCGCTGTTTGTAACCTCGGGCACCGACCGCCTGAAGTGCAGCAGGCCCTGCAAAAACAAATGGATCAAGTTTGGCATGTATCCAACCTTTATCAAATACCTATTCAGGAAAAAGCAGCTGAATTGCTGACTGGAGCCACAGATCTCGATTATGCGTTTTTCTGTAATAGTGGAGCTGAAGCGAATGAAGCCGCTATAAAATTAGCACGCAAGCATACAGGAAGAGAGAAGATCATTACATTCAAACAATCGTTCCACGGTCGGACTTTTGCTACGATGAGCGCCACAGGGCAAGAGAAAATCCAGGAAGGATTCGGATCGCTGCTTCCGACTTTTGAGTATTTTCCCTATAATGATGTGAAAGCCATAGAGGAAGTCCATGATGGTCATGTAGCTGCTATTATGGTTGAAGTGATCCAGGGAGAAGGGGGAGTCATCCCTGCTTCAGCAGAGTTTTTGAGAACAGTGGAGGAAAAATGCCGTGAACTAGGAGCACTGCTCATTATCGATGAGGTACAAACAGGAATTGGGCGTACTGGTCAAGCTTTCGCCTATCAGCATCATGGCTTAGACCCTGATATTGTCACTTCTGCAAAGGGATTGGGCAGTGGTTTTCCGGTGGGGGCTATGATTGGTAGGTCTGAGCTTGTGGAAGCATTCAGTGCGGGGTCGCACGGGTCGACCTTTGGAGGGAACCCTCTCGCATCCGCAGCTGTAAAAGCAACCCTGGAGGAAGTCTTTACTGTCTCCTTTTTGGAAAAGGTAGAACAAAAAGGGACATATTTCAAGGAGGAATTAGAAGCGAATCTTGCCTCTTTGGAGTACGTCAAGGATATCCGCGGGCAAGGATTGATGCTCGGGATTGAAGTTCAATCTGAAGCCATACAACTTGTCCATTCTTTAAGAGAAAAAGGTTTGTTGGCCGTTATTGCCGGTCCCAATGTTTTGCGGCTGTTACCGCCATTAACGGTAACAGAAGCAGAAATCGACCAAGCTGTTCTGTTGATTACAGAAGTGATCCATCAACAACAGAAGGATCTCCAGAACGTCTGA
- a CDS encoding carbamoyl phosphate synthase small subunit → MKARLCLQDGKSYEGFTSKGYKNAIQGEIVFFTGMTGYQEVLTDPSYRGQIVVFTYPLIGNYGINLEDAESKEVQVNGVVMFHCAGVASHYQSVQSLGDYLDERGVPFLTGVDTREVTKEIRTGGTRQAILTHNDDYEFLPPESSQIDQVKGAKIETHGEGLIHIGLIDFGWKKSILQKLLDYDVRVSVIPYSEITQVDDLKLDAVVLSNGPGDPKDVSSKLPAIKKMLDVYPSFGICMGHQVIALAYGADTIKLAFGHRGANHPVKDVVTGKVFLSSQNHNYVVDEASLIETPLAKRFYNVNDDSIEGLMHETKRIMSVQFHPEANPGPEDAEWLFDDFLKLVKKKEVKAYV, encoded by the coding sequence ATGAAAGCACGTCTTTGTTTGCAAGATGGAAAATCATACGAGGGTTTCACATCAAAAGGTTATAAAAATGCCATACAAGGTGAAATCGTGTTTTTTACTGGGATGACAGGTTATCAAGAAGTGTTGACAGATCCGTCCTACCGGGGCCAGATTGTCGTCTTCACTTATCCTTTAATAGGGAATTACGGCATAAATCTTGAGGATGCGGAAAGTAAGGAGGTCCAAGTGAATGGGGTGGTCATGTTCCATTGCGCGGGTGTAGCCTCCCACTATCAATCAGTGCAATCACTCGGAGATTATTTAGATGAGCGTGGAGTGCCTTTTTTAACAGGTGTCGATACAAGGGAAGTAACCAAAGAAATCCGGACAGGTGGTACACGGCAAGCGATCCTCACCCATAATGATGATTATGAATTTCTGCCGCCTGAATCCAGTCAAATCGACCAGGTGAAGGGAGCAAAGATAGAAACCCACGGGGAGGGTCTTATCCATATCGGACTTATTGATTTTGGGTGGAAAAAGTCGATTTTACAGAAGCTTTTGGATTACGACGTCCGTGTCTCAGTGATTCCATATTCTGAAATAACCCAGGTGGATGATCTTAAACTTGATGCTGTCGTTCTCTCGAATGGTCCAGGGGATCCAAAAGATGTAAGTAGTAAATTACCGGCCATCAAAAAAATGCTGGATGTTTATCCTTCCTTCGGGATTTGTATGGGCCATCAGGTCATAGCTCTCGCTTACGGGGCAGATACGATTAAACTCGCTTTTGGGCACAGGGGAGCCAACCATCCAGTTAAAGATGTAGTGACAGGGAAAGTCTTTTTATCATCTCAAAATCACAATTACGTGGTGGATGAAGCAAGTTTAATTGAAACCCCGTTAGCAAAGAGATTTTATAACGTCAATGATGATTCAATCGAGGGGTTGATGCACGAAACAAAGCGGATCATGAGTGTCCAATTTCATCCAGAGGCGAATCCTGGACCGGAGGATGCGGAATGGCTGTTCGACGACTTTCTGAAACTAGTGAAAAAGAAAGAGGTGAAGGCATATGTCTAA
- the argF gene encoding ornithine carbamoyltransferase, with protein sequence MNLIEQIHSTGNSMQGKHVLTWLDYTQSEISRLLAQAQYVKENPYTQSLKGKNLGMIFEKSSTRTRVSFEVGMVQMGGHALYLNSRDIQIGRGETIADTAQVLSGYVDALMFRTTSHEKLKELAEHASVPVINGLCDIYHPCQALADIFTILELKGRLEGLKIVYIGDGNNVAHSLMILSAMMGMEVVISTPEGYEPDGEITGKAQAIAKTYGGAVLLEADPKKAVEGADVIYTDVWTSMGQESETSVRLKAFNGYQVNQSLLKAAEADAVFLHCLPAHRGEEVTAEVIDGKQSAVFQQAENRMHVQKAILQATIGW encoded by the coding sequence ATGAATCTAATAGAGCAAATACATTCAACAGGGAATTCTATGCAAGGGAAACATGTCCTTACATGGCTTGATTATACCCAATCTGAAATCTCCCGATTATTAGCGCAAGCACAATATGTGAAAGAGAACCCCTATACGCAATCATTGAAAGGTAAGAACCTGGGGATGATCTTCGAGAAGTCTTCCACACGAACCCGGGTTTCTTTTGAAGTAGGAATGGTGCAGATGGGAGGGCATGCTCTTTATTTGAATTCCAGAGACATTCAGATCGGCCGTGGGGAGACGATTGCTGATACTGCTCAAGTCCTTTCAGGGTATGTGGATGCCCTTATGTTTCGTACCACTTCTCATGAAAAGCTGAAAGAACTTGCTGAACACGCCTCGGTTCCTGTTATCAATGGACTATGCGACATTTATCACCCTTGCCAGGCGCTAGCGGATATTTTTACAATATTGGAATTGAAAGGGCGCCTGGAGGGGCTGAAAATTGTATATATTGGAGATGGAAACAATGTAGCCCACTCCTTGATGATCCTTTCAGCAATGATGGGGATGGAAGTGGTCATCTCCACACCGGAAGGGTACGAACCCGATGGAGAAATTACGGGTAAAGCACAAGCAATAGCGAAGACTTATGGCGGTGCGGTTCTGCTGGAGGCTGATCCGAAAAAAGCCGTTGAGGGGGCCGATGTCATTTATACGGATGTATGGACGAGTATGGGACAAGAATCCGAAACTTCTGTGCGCCTCAAGGCTTTCAATGGATATCAAGTGAATCAATCTCTCCTAAAAGCAGCTGAAGCTGATGCAGTTTTCTTACATTGTCTGCCAGCTCACCGAGGGGAAGAGGTCACAGCAGAAGTGATTGATGGCAAACAATCCGCTGTTTTCCAACAGGCAGAAAATCGTATGCACGTCCAAAAGGCGATTTTGCAGGCCACCATTGGATGGTGA
- a CDS encoding GyrI-like domain-containing protein gives MSEQMTTAVEPKVVKKSNFKVVGVYCTTMMDERDVKIPRLMEQFHTMKLPKVRNRIHAPHSIGMFVDPPNWNEMTDAFHWIAGVEVDSFEKIPQDMITKTVPAHTYAVLEYDPSQHDFNPYPYLHKWITEKGYEQIEGFGFEEYHPYTGTETRYKLYLPIK, from the coding sequence ATGAGTGAGCAAATGACAACGGCTGTGGAGCCGAAAGTCGTGAAGAAGTCCAACTTCAAGGTAGTCGGTGTCTATTGTACAACGATGATGGACGAACGAGATGTAAAAATCCCACGCTTGATGGAACAGTTTCATACAATGAAGTTGCCGAAAGTGAGGAATCGTATACACGCACCTCACTCGATCGGAATGTTTGTCGATCCTCCGAATTGGAATGAAATGACTGATGCTTTTCATTGGATTGCTGGTGTAGAAGTGGATAGTTTTGAAAAAATCCCGCAAGATATGATTACGAAGACCGTTCCTGCTCACACTTATGCTGTACTCGAATATGATCCCTCCCAACATGATTTCAATCCTTATCCCTACCTGCACAAGTGGATTACGGAAAAGGGTTATGAACAGATTGAAGGTTTCGGCTTTGAGGAATACCATCCTTACACAGGGACTGAAACCCGTTATAAACTTTACCTTCCCATTAAGTAA